Proteins from a single region of Candidatus Eisenbacteria bacterium:
- a CDS encoding ATP-binding protein, producing the protein MRNAGCVIVTNPFRYGGIVGREAFCDRKKELADLARAAEEGGRLFLYAERRMGKTSLALRMLQSLDRRKQIGAYVDLWPTEGEESFAAALAAAVSGSLASTADRLLEAARRFFGGLAPSVTLDPEGRPQLSFGVRGSRIGAAALKDVLAAPEEIARRRKTQVVLVFDEFQRILEYGGDTVERTLRSTIQDHRHVAYFFLGSRKHLIQRMFLDQNRPLYRSGTHYPLGPIATRYWIPFVRSRFQRSGKRIGSEQIRRICTITGGHPFYTQHLCHAVWELCAPRGRVEDSTIEKAFGLLLERESYAYTALWESLAPNQRRFLLGLAAEPHGVRPFGSAFVRSHRLGSASNAQRAAEALLQRDIIDREDGSFVITDRFFQAWIRQAATST; encoded by the coding sequence ATGCGTAACGCGGGGTGCGTAATCGTGACGAATCCTTTTCGATACGGCGGCATCGTGGGGCGGGAGGCGTTCTGCGACCGGAAGAAGGAGCTCGCCGATCTCGCCCGCGCCGCCGAGGAGGGAGGGCGGCTCTTCCTCTACGCCGAGCGACGCATGGGGAAGACCTCGCTCGCCCTTCGGATGCTCCAGAGCCTCGATCGACGGAAGCAGATCGGAGCGTACGTCGACCTCTGGCCGACGGAGGGGGAGGAGTCGTTCGCCGCGGCCCTTGCAGCCGCCGTCTCCGGAAGCCTCGCGTCGACCGCGGACCGCCTCCTGGAGGCCGCACGGCGTTTCTTCGGGGGGCTCGCCCCCTCGGTCACTCTCGATCCGGAGGGCCGGCCGCAGCTCTCCTTCGGCGTGCGGGGATCCCGGATCGGGGCCGCCGCCCTCAAGGACGTGCTCGCGGCTCCTGAGGAGATCGCGCGGCGGAGGAAGACGCAGGTCGTCCTCGTCTTCGACGAGTTCCAGCGCATCCTCGAATACGGGGGCGACACGGTCGAGCGGACTCTCCGCAGTACCATCCAGGATCACCGGCACGTCGCCTACTTCTTCCTCGGGAGTCGAAAGCATCTGATCCAGCGCATGTTCCTCGACCAGAACCGTCCGCTCTATCGGTCCGGCACCCACTACCCGCTCGGTCCGATCGCGACCCGCTACTGGATCCCCTTCGTGCGAAGCCGGTTCCAACGATCGGGGAAGCGCATCGGCTCGGAACAGATCCGGAGAATCTGCACGATCACCGGAGGGCACCCCTTCTACACGCAGCATCTTTGTCATGCGGTTTGGGAGCTGTGCGCGCCGCGCGGCCGCGTGGAGGATTCCACCATCGAGAAGGCGTTCGGCCTCCTGCTCGAGCGGGAGAGTTATGCCTACACCGCCCTCTGGGAATCGCTCGCCCCGAACCAGCGGCGGTTCCTCCTCGGGCTCGCGGCGGAGCCCCACGGGGTACGGCCGTTCGGCTCCGCGTTCGTGCGCAGCCACCGCTTGGGATCGGCCTCCAACGCGCAGCGCGCGGCCGAGGCGCTCTTGCAGCGCGACATCATCGACCGGGAGGACGGCTCGTTCGTGATCACCGATCGGTTCTTCCAAGCCTGGATTCGGCAAGCGGCGACCTCGACGTAG